atatatatttatatatatatatttatatatatatatatatatatatatatatatatatatatatatatatatatatatatatatatatatatatatatatatatatatatatatatatatatatatatatatatatatatatatatatatatatatatatatatatatatatatatatatatatatatatatatatatatatatatatttatatatatatatatatatatatattatatacacacatttatatatatatatatatatatatatatatatatatataaatgtatatatatatatatatatatatatatatatatatatatatatatatatataaatgtatatatatatataaattatataaatatatatacatatatatgtatatatatgtgtatatatatatatgtatatatatatacatacatatatatacatattatatatatatatatatatatatatatatatatatatatatatatatatatatatatatatatatatatatatatatatatatatatatatatatatatatatacatatatatatatatatacatttatatatatatatatatatatatatatatatatatatatatatatacatacatacatttatatatacatacatttatatatacatacatttatatatgtatatatatatatatatatatatatatatatatatatatataaatatatatatatacatacatttatatatacatacatttatatatatatatatatatatatatatatatatatatatatatatatatatatatatatatatacatacatttatatatacatacatttatatatatatatatatatatatatatatatatatatatacatttatatatatatatatatatatatatatatatatatatatatatatatatatatatatatatatatatatatatatatatatatatatatatatatatatatatatatatatatatatatatatatatatatatatatatatatatatatatatatacatacatttatatatatatatatatatatatatatatatatatatatatatatatatatatatatatatatatatatatatatatatatatatatatatatatatatatatgtatatatatattatatatatatatatatatatatatatatatatatatatatatatatatatatatatatatatatatataaatgatgtatatgtAATGTTAGTATGATGAATTCAAGTTAgctttttggtttatctttttaaAAGGGATGATTTTCATTTCTGATTTCCAAGACAATTTTGAGGAAGATGAAAGTTGAAACTTTTATACAGTTTTTAATTCAAGAATACATTACTTTCTTACATCACTGGGATTCAATTAGCAGATGATTCTGAAGGAATGTGTTAATAGTAGTATGACTTTGCTCTCCACAGGTGTCTTTGGGACTCCAAGGGACATTAATGCCAGAGGTTGGAAGTATTGTCACATGCCGAGTCCTCACGGTGAATCCAAACCAGGCCTCCGTATCAATTCTCTGTGTGGGATTCCATCTGCTGCATACTCCAGTGTCAGGAACAGTCAGGAAGCAGAATGTTCGCGATCATCAAATAGACTTGGTGAGTGGGACTTAGGTCTgagttattgtgttattgtgtgatatcttgtatatttttaatatgatGAATCATGTGTAAATActataacatgtatatgtattgaatTTCTTTCACAGTGATTTATTAATTGACTTGGGTTTCTCATTTTGTGAAAATTTAGGTGGAGATGTACAACTGTTTTAGACCCAATGACATTATCCTGGCAACTGTACTTTCTCTCGGTGATGTAAGAAATTATGAACTATCAACTGCTGGCACAGAACTAGGGGTTGTCACAGCCTATTGCGAAGAAGGACATCCTCTTGTTCCAGCCTCGTGGACACGAATGAAGTGTAAATGTCGTTCTGAATCAAGAAAAGTGGCAAAAGTTGTTCCACCGAAAAACAATtaaagtatttttgttattgctattttatatTACTTCAgaaataattttgtatttttttttttgagggaaacATTCTGAATTAGGAAATATTTGAggtgattaattattattattttttattaaagacAATTGAAAGCTAATATGTATACCCCCAGCTGATAAATAAAGATTTCCATATGTGCATTGTTATATTGCCAACCTTTCGACCCTTATCGGTCAGATATGTTACAATAGTTGCTACCCAGCAAGAggataaatagaatataaatatcaaGTAAAAGAAATTTACACTATTTCTAAGATattcgcgcatgtgtgtgtgcatgtgtgcgtgcgtgtgtgtgtatgtgagggagtgtgggtgtgtgggtgcatgtgtgcatgcgtgtgtgcgtgtgcgtgtatctgtgtgtgtgtgtgcgtgtgtgtgagggtgtatgggtgcatgcatgcgtgcgtgtgtgtgtgtgtgtgtgtacgtgtgcgtgcacacagtaatatatatatgtacatgtgtgtgtgtgtgtatatatatatatatatatatatatatatatatatatatatatattatatatatatgtatatatatatatatatatatgtgtatatatatatatatatatatatatatatatatatatatatatatatatatatatatatatatatattatgtatatatgtatatatatatgtatatatatatgcatatatgtatatatatgtatatatatatatatatatatatatatatatatatatatatatatgcatatatatacatatatatatatatatatatatatatatatatatatatatatatatatatatatatatatatatgtatatatacatacatacatatatatatacatatatatacatatatgcatatatatatatatatatatatatatatatatataatatatatatatatatatatatatatatatatatatatacacacatatatatatacatatatatacatatatatacatatatatacatatatatatatatatatatatatatatatgtatatatgtatatatgtatatatatatgtatatatgtatatatgtatatacatatatacatatatacatatatatactatatatgtatatatatgtatatatatgtatatatataacatatatatacatatatatatatatatatatatatatatatatatataaatatatatatatgtatatatatatatatatatatatatatatatatatatatatatatatatatatatatatatgtatatatatgtatatatatgtataaatatagatacatatataaatatatattttttcatatatatatatatatatacatataaatatatatacacatatatacatatacatatatatacatatacatatacatatatgtatatatatatatatatatatatatatatatatatatatatatatatatatagatatatatatatatatatatgtatatatatatatgtatgtataaatatagatacatatataaatatttttttttcatatatatatatatatatatatatatatatatgaatgtatatatatatttatctatatttatgtatatgtatatgtatatgtatatgtatatgtatatgtatatatatgtatatatatgtatatatatatatatatatatatatacatacatatatacatacatatatacatacatatatatatacacacacacacacacacacacacatatgcacacacatgtataaataaacatacatatatatattttatatatgtacatatatatatatatatatatatatatatatatatatatatatatatatatatacatatatatacatagaaatatatatacacatatatatacatatacatatatatacatatacatttacatatatatacatatacatatatttatatatatacatatacatatatgtatatatatatatatatatatatatatatatatatatatatatatatatg
This genomic stretch from Penaeus vannamei isolate JL-2024 chromosome 28, ASM4276789v1, whole genome shotgun sequence harbors:
- the Csl4 gene encoding exosome complex component CSL4; this encodes MKEGNGHIVTLPGQRICEATSSHVAGEGTYIFNKYIYASQAGRVIVEPRGGLQVVKVSLGLQGTLMPEVGSIVTCRVLTVNPNQASVSILCVGFHLLHTPVSGTVRKQNVRDHQIDLVEMYNCFRPNDIILATVLSLGDVRNYELSTAGTELGVVTAYCEEGHPLVPASWTRMKCKCRSESRKVAKVVPPKNN